Proteins encoded by one window of Gemmatimonadaceae bacterium:
- a CDS encoding MerR family transcriptional regulator produces the protein MAASPAEPVKEFFSIGDVCELTELKPHVLRYWESQFKGLSPVKNRSGNRVYSRREVELVMLVKHLLYTEKYTIDGARQKLDEYRKTGALRPTARTGLDLQTILALEAELQALLVSLRDPSNR, from the coding sequence ATGGCAGCCAGTCCAGCGGAACCGGTGAAGGAGTTCTTCAGCATTGGCGATGTGTGCGAGCTGACGGAGCTGAAGCCGCACGTGCTGCGCTACTGGGAGAGCCAGTTCAAGGGCCTGAGCCCGGTGAAGAACCGCTCGGGCAACCGCGTCTACTCGCGGCGCGAGGTCGAACTGGTGATGCTCGTGAAACACCTGCTGTACACCGAGAAATACACGATCGACGGCGCCCGGCAGAAGCTCGATGAATACCGCAAGACCGGGGCGCTGCGTCCGACGGCCCGCACCGGGCTCGATCTCCAGACCATTCTCGCGCTCGAGGCGGAGCTGCAGGCGCTGCTCGTCTCGCTGCGCGACCCATCCAACCGCTGA